Proteins encoded within one genomic window of Parolsenella massiliensis:
- a CDS encoding U32 family peptidase gives MTMELLAPAGGEEPFRAALAAGADAIYCGVGNDFNARRGASNFTYDTFEQACRAAHLAGTRVYVTINVVVRDEEMDRALALVRSAALRGADAFIIQDWGLFEAIRHTWPELELHVSTQANVHDARGVRWARERGAHRVTLSRELSLPEISRIAKEGVELEVFGHGALCFCYSGVCLMSSMVGGRSANRGLCAQPCRLLYQLVDEQGRDISAPGRTRPLCPKDACTASDVAALMEAGVGSLKVEGRMKAPDYVWSVVGAYREQIDSVLAAPGSASAELGDTPVPDAVARRLKRAFNRDFTDAYLRGSADDEMMSYERSNNRGELVGEVLSSSGGQVQRRDGRGNLHKDPRQDKHSAHCTVIVRVNETVGAGDLLEFRPVDDPNAFLTATVPQDVEAGGTVECRVARPMPKGCPVRVIRSKAAHDGSAAALSREVPRRRAVDVRVVAHLSEPFVVELTCVDGPVLPDGTLPRAQAKGFVVEAARTKAVAVDDLIEHVGRMGSTPFEPRGFDVDLDEGCGMGFSAVHKVRAAACEALERAILKPYAARAAVLAPVPRQSSACIASTLVSAPDPAPCLPADAEVCVIAPTPEVAVAAVAAGATRVYAQADALDTLEGWPAGTVPILDEVCREPDHERLDRWVRADAPAAIGNVSELALAARLGAKPEVRGCIPVHNEACLAVLESAGAAGVWLSPELTLEEVCHLASRASVPVGLVVSGRPRVMTSEHCVLKVADACVHDCARCGLRRRRLSLRDRDGRLLPVRTDLHARSRIYDAVPLDLTPQVGELMSAGVSRLAVDATLLDVPEVAAAVERLVRAIAAVAAGRKPADRERHASSGHLFWGIG, from the coding sequence ATGACGATGGAGCTTCTGGCGCCGGCGGGCGGTGAGGAGCCGTTTCGCGCGGCGCTCGCTGCGGGGGCGGACGCCATCTACTGCGGCGTGGGCAATGACTTCAACGCGCGCCGCGGTGCAAGCAACTTTACCTATGACACCTTTGAGCAGGCATGTCGCGCTGCCCACCTCGCGGGCACGCGCGTGTACGTAACCATAAACGTTGTCGTTCGCGACGAGGAGATGGACCGGGCGCTCGCGCTCGTTCGCTCCGCGGCGCTCCGCGGCGCCGACGCGTTCATCATTCAGGACTGGGGCCTGTTCGAGGCCATCCGCCACACGTGGCCCGAGCTCGAGCTCCACGTCTCCACCCAGGCGAACGTGCACGACGCGCGCGGCGTCCGCTGGGCGCGCGAGCGCGGGGCGCACCGCGTCACGCTGTCTCGCGAGCTGTCGCTCCCAGAGATCTCGCGCATCGCCAAGGAAGGCGTCGAGCTCGAGGTATTTGGCCACGGCGCGCTGTGCTTCTGCTACTCGGGTGTCTGCCTCATGTCGAGTATGGTTGGTGGCCGCAGCGCCAACCGCGGCCTGTGCGCCCAGCCATGCCGCCTGCTCTACCAGCTCGTCGACGAGCAGGGCCGCGACATCTCGGCGCCGGGCCGCACCCGGCCGCTGTGCCCCAAGGACGCCTGCACCGCCTCCGACGTCGCCGCCCTCATGGAGGCGGGCGTGGGCTCGCTCAAGGTGGAGGGCCGCATGAAGGCCCCCGACTACGTGTGGAGCGTCGTCGGCGCCTATCGCGAGCAGATCGACTCCGTGCTCGCTGCGCCCGGCTCCGCCTCCGCCGAGCTTGGTGACACGCCGGTGCCAGACGCGGTGGCCCGGCGGCTCAAGCGTGCGTTTAACCGCGACTTCACCGACGCCTACCTGCGGGGAAGCGCCGACGACGAGATGATGAGCTACGAGCGCTCGAACAACCGCGGCGAGCTCGTGGGCGAGGTGCTCTCCAGCAGCGGCGGCCAGGTCCAGCGCCGGGACGGCAGGGGAAACCTCCACAAGGACCCGCGCCAGGACAAGCACAGCGCCCACTGCACCGTCATCGTTCGCGTGAACGAAACCGTTGGCGCCGGCGACCTGCTCGAGTTCAGACCCGTCGACGACCCAAACGCCTTCCTGACCGCCACCGTGCCCCAAGACGTCGAGGCCGGTGGCACCGTCGAGTGCCGCGTGGCTCGCCCCATGCCCAAGGGCTGCCCCGTGCGCGTCATCCGCAGCAAGGCCGCGCATGACGGAAGCGCGGCTGCCCTCTCCCGTGAGGTCCCGCGCCGCCGCGCGGTCGATGTCCGCGTCGTCGCCCACCTGAGCGAGCCGTTCGTCGTGGAGCTCACCTGTGTCGACGGCCCGGTGCTGCCCGACGGCACGCTGCCCCGCGCCCAGGCGAAGGGATTTGTCGTCGAGGCCGCGCGAACGAAGGCCGTCGCCGTCGATGACCTCATCGAGCACGTGGGCCGCATGGGATCCACGCCGTTTGAGCCGCGCGGTTTCGACGTCGATCTCGACGAGGGCTGCGGCATGGGCTTCTCGGCCGTCCACAAGGTGCGTGCCGCCGCGTGCGAGGCACTCGAGCGCGCCATCCTCAAGCCGTACGCCGCCCGCGCCGCCGTGCTCGCGCCTGTGCCCAGGCAGTCCTCGGCCTGCATAGCCTCGACGCTCGTCTCCGCGCCGGATCCCGCGCCCTGCCTGCCCGCCGATGCCGAGGTGTGCGTCATCGCCCCGACGCCCGAGGTGGCCGTCGCGGCCGTGGCGGCGGGCGCCACGCGCGTCTATGCCCAGGCGGATGCGCTCGACACGCTCGAGGGCTGGCCCGCCGGCACCGTCCCCATCCTGGACGAGGTGTGCCGCGAGCCCGACCACGAGCGCCTCGACCGCTGGGTCCGCGCCGACGCCCCGGCGGCCATCGGCAACGTCTCCGAGCTCGCGCTTGCCGCCAGACTTGGCGCCAAGCCCGAGGTCCGCGGCTGCATCCCCGTCCACAACGAGGCGTGCCTGGCCGTCCTGGAGTCCGCGGGCGCGGCCGGCGTGTGGCTGTCTCCCGAGCTCACGCTCGAGGAGGTCTGCCACCTCGCCTCGCGTGCGAGCGTTCCCGTGGGGCTCGTCGTCTCGGGCAGGCCCCGCGTCATGACGAGCGAGCACTGCGTCCTCAAGGTGGCCGATGCCTGCGTCCACGACTGCGCCCGCTGCGGCCTGCGCCGCCGGCGCCTCTCGCTTCGCGACCGCGACGGCCGCCTGCTTCCCGTGCGAACGGACCTCCACGCCCGTTCGCGCATCTACGACGCCGTGCCGCTCGACCTCACGCCGCAGGTGGGGGAGCTCATGTCCGCCGGCGTCTCGCGCCTGGCCGTCGATGCCACGCTGCTCGACGTCCCCGAGGTCGCGGCGGCCGTCGAGCGCCTCGTGCGCGCGATCGCGGCGGTGGCCGCCGGCCGCAAGCCCGCGGATCGCGAGCGCCACGCCTCGAGCGGTCACCTCTTCTGGGGAATCGGGTAG
- a CDS encoding NifU family protein — MADTENNAAPEAKPQADKTAKIDHRLLEDVLDAIRPSFQADGGDVELIGVDDETGVVTIEMTGACAACMFASSDISEGIDTIIKEHVPGVTAVRPVMY, encoded by the coding sequence ATGGCAGACACCGAGAACAACGCCGCGCCCGAGGCCAAGCCCCAGGCCGACAAGACCGCCAAGATCGACCACCGCCTGCTTGAGGACGTGCTCGACGCCATCCGTCCGAGCTTCCAGGCCGACGGCGGCGACGTCGAGCTCATCGGCGTCGATGACGAGACGGGCGTCGTGACCATCGAGATGACGGGCGCGTGCGCCGCGTGCATGTTCGCCTCGTCGGACATCTCCGAGGGCATCGACACCATCATCAAGGAGCACGTCCCGGGCGTCACCGCGGTGCGCCCCGTGATGTACTAG